GCTACGAGCCCTGGGGCTATGCCCCGCTGGAATGTGCCGCATTGGGGCTTCCTTCCATCACCAGTGACCTTTCGGGATTCGGCACCTATCTGGCCCAGAATATCGAGAACCATGACAAGGACGGCTTGCACGTGCTTGACCGGCGGTTCAAGTCGTTCGACAGTTCGGCCAACACGCTTACGAACCAGCTGTTCAACTTCATGCAGATGGACCGCCGCGAACGCATTAATCAGCGCAACCGCGTCCAGATTGCCTCGGAACACTTCGACTGGCACAACCTTGGCCGCTACTATTCCCAGGCCTATCAGATGGCATTGAAAAATAGCGGCGGGGCCTGAGCCCGGCCAAGAGGTTGCGACAGAGCGCAACCCTCCATTGGAATACCACCCCTGTCAGTCCGGTCTGTTTCCGCCTGTTGACCGGCCTGCTTTTTTTCCTTACTATGTGCGCCCAACAACAATTCAAGGTGATATATGCGTTGTCCGCGATGCGGTCATAGTGAAGACAAGGTAATCGATAGCCGGGCCTCCCGTAATGGCGACGTCATCCGCCGGCGTCGGGTCTGCGTGAGTTGTGAACACCGGTTCACCACCCGTGAAGAAGTCGTCAAGGTGGCCCTTCACATTATCAAGCGGGATGGCCGCCACGAGGAATTGTCGCGCGAAAAGTTGATCAATGGCATTGCCCGCGCCTGCGAGAAGCGCCCGGTCAGCATGGAGGAGATCGAGACCATCGTCGACAATATCATCACCGAGCTGGGCAATGATTTCGAACGGGAAGTGACGAGTGACATCATCGGCGAAAAGGTGATGGAGCGGCTGGAAAAAATCGACGAGGTCGCCTATGTGCGGTTCGCTTCCGTGTATCGGCGCTTCAAGGATGTAAACCAGTTCATCAACGCCATTCAGGGGATGGTTACGCGCTGATGATCTGGCAGGATTCCAACGTCACCGGAACCACGCGCGAAAAAATTGCCGACCGCCTGCTGACC
This genomic interval from bacterium contains the following:
- the nrdR gene encoding transcriptional regulator NrdR; translation: MRCPRCGHSEDKVIDSRASRNGDVIRRRRVCVSCEHRFTTREEVVKVALHIIKRDGRHEELSREKLINGIARACEKRPVSMEEIETIVDNIITELGNDFEREVTSDIIGEKVMERLEKIDEVAYVRFASVYRRFKDVNQFINAIQGMVTR